Proteins encoded together in one Schumannella luteola window:
- a CDS encoding Cgl0159 family (beta/alpha)8-fold protein produces the protein MTDLDFDRLRDLRATDPEAVSRAFATRRRRELLEGDGKLFIVAADHPARGALGVGSDPLAMADRYELLTNMAIALENPAVDGVLGTPDVLDDLALLGLLDGKIAVGSMNRGGLRGASFEMDDRFTGHDVPAMVAAGLDFAKLLVRVNLTDPGTVATLEATARAVDAAAAAKLPIMLEPFLSRWVDGRIVNQLDAEAVINSVAIASGLGNTSAYSWLKIPVVPDMERVMAATTLPTLLLGGDPEGDRDETYASWERALALPGVRGLVLGRTMLYPGDGDVATAVAHAASLVHGVRV, from the coding sequence ATGACCGACCTCGACTTCGACCGCCTGCGCGATCTGCGGGCCACCGACCCCGAGGCCGTCTCGCGCGCCTTCGCGACGCGTCGCCGCCGCGAGCTGCTCGAGGGCGACGGCAAGCTCTTCATCGTCGCCGCCGACCACCCCGCCCGCGGCGCCCTCGGCGTCGGCAGCGACCCGCTCGCGATGGCCGACCGCTACGAGCTGCTCACCAACATGGCGATCGCGCTCGAGAACCCGGCCGTCGACGGCGTGCTCGGCACGCCCGACGTGCTCGACGACCTCGCGCTGCTCGGCCTGCTCGACGGCAAGATCGCCGTCGGCTCGATGAACCGCGGCGGCCTGCGCGGCGCCAGCTTCGAGATGGACGACCGCTTCACCGGCCACGACGTGCCGGCGATGGTCGCCGCCGGCCTCGATTTCGCGAAGCTGCTGGTGCGCGTCAACCTGACCGACCCCGGCACGGTCGCGACCCTCGAGGCCACGGCCCGCGCGGTCGACGCCGCCGCGGCCGCGAAGCTGCCGATCATGCTCGAGCCCTTCCTCAGCCGCTGGGTCGACGGCCGCATCGTCAACCAGCTGGATGCGGAGGCCGTCATCAACTCGGTCGCCATCGCGTCCGGCCTCGGCAACACGAGCGCCTACTCCTGGCTGAAGATCCCGGTCGTGCCCGACATGGAGCGCGTCATGGCGGCGACCACGCTGCCGACGCTGCTGCTCGGCGGCGACCCCGAGGGCGACCGCGACGAGACCTACGCCAGCTGGGAGCGCGCGCTCGCGCTGCCGGGTGTGCGCGGCCTGGTGCTCGGCCGCACGATGCTCTACCCCGGCGACGGCGACGTCGCGACCGCCGTGGCTCACGCCGCGTCGCTCGTGCACGGCGTGCGCGTCTGA
- a CDS encoding gluconokinase — MSAPIVVMGVSGSGKSTVGAELAAALGVAFVDGDALHPPVNIAKMAAGIPLDDADRAPWLTAVGTTLAHGEPAGVVVACSALRRVYRDRLRELAPALRVVYLFGDPALLHARIAARRGHFMPPALLDSQLAALEPPTPDERAIALDVAYPIPGLIAEALRWLGPSRA, encoded by the coding sequence GTGAGCGCGCCGATCGTCGTCATGGGCGTGAGCGGCTCGGGCAAGAGCACGGTCGGCGCCGAGCTGGCTGCGGCGCTCGGGGTCGCCTTCGTCGATGGGGATGCGCTGCATCCGCCCGTCAACATCGCCAAGATGGCGGCCGGCATCCCGCTCGATGATGCGGATCGGGCGCCCTGGCTGACGGCCGTCGGCACGACGCTCGCGCACGGTGAGCCGGCCGGTGTCGTCGTCGCCTGCTCGGCGCTGCGCCGGGTCTACCGGGATCGGCTGCGCGAACTCGCGCCGGCGCTGCGCGTGGTCTACCTGTTCGGCGATCCGGCGCTGCTGCACGCGCGGATCGCCGCGCGTCGCGGGCACTTCATGCCGCCCGCGCTGCTCGACTCCCAGCTCGCGGCGCTCGAGCCGCCGACGCCGGACGAGCGGGCGATCGCCCTGGATGTGGCCTATCCGATCCCGGGTCTGATCGCCGAGGCGCTGCGCTGGCTGGGCCCGTCGCGGGCCTGA
- a CDS encoding CoA-acylating methylmalonate-semialdehyde dehydrogenase, whose product MSENLPIVQHWINGAISESKSGRTAPVFDPALGKQTKSVALADQAEIDATIAAAQAAFPAWRDLSLAKRQTIVFKFRELLAGRSRELAEIITSEHGKVVSDAAGEVARGLEVVDLATGFPHLIKGGYSSNVSTGVDVYSIKQPLGVVGIISPFNFPAMVPLWFFPIAIAAGNTVILKPSEKDPSAALWLAELWKEAGLPDGVFNVLQGDKLAVDGLLNAPEVRSISFVGSTPIAQYIYETAAKNGKRVQALGGAKNHMLVLPDADLDLVADSAINAGFGSAGERCMAVSVLLAVEPVADDLIEKITERISKLRIGDGRREPDMGPLVTEAHRDKVAGYIEIAEQDGAKVVVDGRGIEVDGEADGFWLGPTLLDNVPTTSRAYTEEIFGPVLSVVRVQSYEEGVELINSGQFGNGTAIFTNDGGAARRFQTEIQVGMIGINVPIPVPVAYYSFGGWKDSLFGANKAYGPAGFDFFTQEKAITSRWLDPSHGGINLGFPQN is encoded by the coding sequence ATGTCCGAGAACCTGCCCATCGTCCAGCACTGGATCAACGGTGCGATCAGCGAGTCGAAGTCGGGTCGCACCGCCCCCGTCTTCGACCCCGCCCTCGGCAAGCAGACCAAGTCGGTCGCGCTCGCCGACCAGGCCGAGATCGACGCCACGATCGCGGCCGCCCAGGCCGCGTTCCCGGCCTGGCGCGACCTGTCGCTGGCCAAGCGTCAGACGATCGTCTTCAAGTTCCGCGAGCTGCTCGCCGGCCGTTCGCGTGAGCTCGCCGAGATCATCACCTCCGAGCACGGCAAGGTCGTCTCCGACGCCGCCGGCGAGGTCGCGCGTGGCCTCGAGGTCGTCGACCTCGCGACGGGGTTCCCGCACCTGATCAAGGGCGGCTACTCCTCGAACGTCTCGACGGGTGTGGATGTGTACTCGATCAAGCAGCCCCTCGGTGTCGTCGGGATCATCTCGCCCTTCAACTTCCCGGCGATGGTGCCGCTGTGGTTCTTCCCGATCGCGATCGCGGCGGGCAACACGGTGATCCTGAAGCCCAGCGAGAAGGACCCGTCGGCGGCGCTGTGGCTGGCGGAGCTGTGGAAGGAAGCCGGCCTGCCGGACGGCGTCTTCAACGTGCTCCAGGGTGACAAGCTCGCCGTCGACGGCCTGCTGAACGCCCCCGAGGTGCGCTCGATCTCGTTCGTCGGCTCGACCCCGATCGCGCAGTACATCTACGAGACCGCGGCGAAGAACGGCAAGCGCGTGCAGGCCCTCGGCGGTGCGAAGAACCACATGCTGGTCCTCCCGGATGCCGACCTCGACCTCGTCGCCGACTCCGCGATCAACGCCGGCTTCGGCTCCGCGGGTGAGCGGTGCATGGCGGTCTCGGTCCTCCTGGCCGTGGAGCCCGTCGCGGATGACCTGATCGAGAAGATCACCGAGCGCATCTCGAAGCTGCGCATCGGCGACGGCCGCCGCGAGCCCGACATGGGCCCGCTGGTCACCGAGGCGCACCGCGACAAGGTCGCCGGCTACATTGAGATCGCCGAGCAGGATGGCGCGAAGGTCGTCGTCGACGGCCGCGGCATCGAGGTCGACGGCGAGGCCGACGGCTTCTGGCTCGGACCGACCCTGCTCGACAACGTGCCCACCACGAGCCGCGCCTACACCGAGGAGATCTTCGGGCCGGTGCTCAGCGTCGTGCGCGTGCAGTCGTACGAGGAGGGCGTCGAGCTCATCAACTCGGGCCAGTTCGGCAACGGCACCGCGATCTTCACCAACGACGGCGGCGCCGCCCGCCGCTTCCAGACCGAGATCCAGGTCGGCATGATCGGCATCAACGTGCCGATCCCCGTGCCGGTGGCGTACTACTCCTTCGGCGGCTGGAAGGACTCGCTGTTCGGTGCGAACAAGGCCTACGGCCCCGCCGGCTTCGACTTCTTCACCCAGGAGAAGGCCATCACGAGCCGCTGGCTCGACCCGTCGCACGGCGGCATCAACCTCGGCTTCCCCCAGAACTGA
- the iolC gene encoding 5-dehydro-2-deoxygluconokinase has product MTANRSSTTFDLISIGRVGVDIYPLQTGVGLEHVSTFGKYLGGSATNVAIAAARHGRSTSVITRTGDDPFGRFVNTELQRLGVDPVFVSPVAGLNTPVTFCEIFPPDDFPLYFYRDPIAPDLVIKGGELDLDAIHRARVFWATVTGLSREPSRSAHFAAWEARQRKPLTILDLDYRPMFWPTGEDATKQVERALEHVTVAVGNREECEIAVGETDPHRAADALLERGVELAIVKQGPKGVLAKTRDETVEVAPYFVDVVNGLGAGDSFGGALVHGLLEGWDLERILRFANVAGAIVAGRLECSTAMPTTAEVDAILAGVTR; this is encoded by the coding sequence ATGACCGCCAACCGATCCTCCACCACCTTCGACCTGATCTCCATCGGTCGCGTGGGTGTCGACATCTACCCGCTGCAGACGGGCGTCGGCCTCGAGCACGTCTCGACCTTCGGCAAGTACCTCGGGGGCAGCGCGACCAACGTCGCCATCGCCGCCGCGCGTCACGGCCGCAGCACCTCGGTCATCACCCGCACCGGTGACGACCCCTTCGGCCGCTTCGTCAACACCGAGCTGCAGCGCCTCGGCGTCGACCCGGTGTTCGTCTCGCCGGTCGCCGGGCTCAACACCCCGGTCACCTTCTGCGAGATCTTCCCGCCCGACGACTTCCCGCTCTACTTCTACCGCGACCCGATCGCGCCCGACCTGGTCATCAAGGGCGGCGAGCTCGACCTCGACGCCATCCACCGGGCCCGTGTCTTCTGGGCGACGGTCACCGGCCTGTCGCGCGAGCCCAGCCGCAGCGCGCACTTCGCCGCGTGGGAGGCCCGCCAGCGCAAGCCGCTGACGATCCTCGACCTCGACTACCGGCCGATGTTCTGGCCCACCGGCGAAGACGCGACCAAGCAGGTCGAGCGCGCCCTCGAACACGTCACGGTCGCCGTCGGCAACCGCGAGGAGTGCGAGATCGCCGTCGGCGAGACCGACCCGCACCGGGCGGCGGATGCGCTGCTCGAGCGCGGCGTCGAGCTCGCGATCGTGAAGCAGGGCCCCAAGGGCGTGCTCGCGAAGACCCGTGACGAGACCGTCGAGGTCGCCCCCTACTTCGTGGATGTCGTCAACGGCCTCGGCGCCGGCGACAGCTTCGGCGGCGCGCTCGTGCACGGCCTGCTCGAGGGCTGGGACCTGGAGCGCATCCTGCGCTTCGCGAACGTCGCCGGCGCCATCGTCGCCGGTCGCCTCGAGTGCTCCACCGCGATGCCGACGACCGCCGAGGTCGACGCGATCCTCGCCGGGGTGACCCGATGA
- a CDS encoding MarR family winged helix-turn-helix transcriptional regulator — protein MAQGDDRIQLESSLGYLLKEASSALRAAMEDVLRPLGMTVTHYSCLELLAQRPGLSNSELARGAFVTRQSMNVLLQSLEREGQVTRATEATVGKALPTELTALGRRKLAAASAAVRGVESRMLAGMSEAEQATAFRALQSMVRSLRDTPSGAPTA, from the coding sequence ATGGCGCAAGGCGATGACCGCATCCAGCTCGAGAGCTCGCTCGGCTACCTGCTCAAGGAGGCCTCGAGCGCGCTGCGCGCAGCGATGGAGGACGTGCTGCGCCCGCTCGGCATGACCGTGACGCACTACTCCTGCCTCGAGCTGCTCGCCCAGCGCCCCGGGCTCTCGAACTCCGAGCTCGCCCGCGGCGCCTTCGTCACCCGGCAGTCGATGAACGTGCTGCTGCAGTCGCTCGAACGCGAGGGCCAGGTCACGCGCGCGACCGAGGCGACCGTCGGGAAGGCGCTGCCGACGGAGCTGACCGCGCTCGGCCGGCGCAAGCTGGCCGCCGCGAGCGCCGCAGTGCGCGGGGTCGAGTCGCGGATGCTCGCCGGCATGAGCGAGGCCGAGCAGGCGACGGCATTCCGGGCGCTGCAGAGCATGGTGCGGTCGCTGCGCGACACCCCGAGCGGGGCGCCCACCGCGTAG
- a CDS encoding VOC family protein, translating to MPATGPDFLSLQVRDLTASQAFYEKYLGLERAPAGPPHAVVFTTQPIAFALRDIVEGTDLAAAPHPGIGAAIWLHATEVQAIHDALAADGHEIVAAPIDGPFGRTFTFADPDGYRITLHDRA from the coding sequence ATGCCCGCCACCGGACCCGACTTCCTCTCCCTGCAGGTGCGCGACCTCACCGCGTCGCAGGCGTTCTACGAGAAGTACCTCGGCCTCGAACGCGCGCCCGCCGGCCCGCCGCACGCCGTCGTCTTCACGACGCAGCCGATCGCCTTCGCCCTGCGCGACATCGTCGAGGGCACCGACCTGGCCGCCGCGCCGCATCCCGGCATCGGCGCCGCCATCTGGCTGCACGCCACCGAGGTGCAGGCGATCCACGACGCGCTCGCCGCCGACGGCCACGAGATCGTCGCTGCCCCGATCGACGGCCCCTTCGGCCGCACCTTCACCTTCGCCGACCCCGACGGCTACCGCATCACGCTGCACGACCGGGCGTGA
- a CDS encoding MFS transporter has protein sequence MPSAPATDSVPIQRTMGDGASPEERAARRRYRRMMLALLAAGIATFAELYAVQGVLPELARDLKVTPADAALTVSAATTGLALGVLGWAGIADRIGRLLSMRIAVLGAVVLGLAACAVPDLGTLVGLRLLSGAVLGAVPVLAVSYVHENLTARRAAAAAAVYISGTTIGGAAGRLIAGPLGEPLGWRGALLVVGAVSLVAALVFILLAPTSPATPPVTRPLVAQPVAAEATQGGAASTSFAHLTQRQRIRRALRFTLLRLDVQALLLTGCFVAVYNFLAFRLEAAPFHLDPGWVSLLFLAYGAGTVTSRLAGKWLPRVGAERIILVGLAALMAGLALMGFDSVAIIVVGLVLFTGGQFLAHASAVAATGRRADHDHRSQASALYNIAFYLGSGVGGWALGLVFQQLGWTAMTLTIGGVLVALAVFTATGIRRRDTGAALTPGRAA, from the coding sequence GTGCCCTCCGCCCCCGCGACCGACTCCGTGCCCATCCAGCGCACGATGGGCGATGGCGCCAGCCCCGAGGAGCGCGCCGCCCGCCGCCGCTACCGCCGCATGATGCTCGCGCTGCTCGCGGCCGGCATCGCCACCTTCGCCGAGCTCTACGCCGTGCAGGGCGTGCTGCCCGAGCTGGCCCGCGACCTGAAGGTCACACCGGCGGATGCGGCGCTCACCGTCTCGGCCGCGACCACCGGGCTCGCGCTCGGCGTGCTCGGCTGGGCCGGCATCGCCGACCGCATCGGCCGGCTGCTGTCGATGCGCATCGCGGTGCTCGGCGCCGTCGTGCTCGGGCTCGCCGCCTGCGCCGTGCCCGACCTCGGCACCCTCGTCGGCCTGCGCCTGCTCAGCGGAGCCGTGCTCGGCGCCGTGCCCGTGCTCGCCGTGTCGTACGTGCACGAGAACCTCACGGCCCGCCGCGCGGCTGCCGCGGCCGCCGTCTACATCTCGGGCACGACGATCGGCGGCGCCGCCGGCCGTCTCATCGCGGGTCCGCTCGGCGAGCCGCTGGGATGGCGCGGCGCCCTGCTCGTCGTCGGCGCCGTCAGCCTCGTCGCCGCGCTGGTGTTCATCCTGCTCGCGCCCACCTCCCCCGCCACGCCGCCCGTCACCCGCCCGCTCGTGGCGCAGCCGGTCGCCGCCGAGGCGACGCAGGGCGGCGCCGCATCCACCTCGTTCGCGCACCTGACGCAGCGGCAGCGCATCCGCCGTGCTCTGCGGTTCACCCTGCTGCGGCTCGACGTGCAGGCGCTCCTGCTGACCGGATGCTTCGTCGCCGTCTACAACTTCCTCGCGTTCCGGCTCGAGGCGGCGCCGTTCCACCTCGACCCGGGCTGGGTGTCGCTGCTGTTCCTCGCCTACGGCGCCGGCACGGTCACCTCGCGGCTCGCCGGCAAGTGGCTGCCGCGCGTCGGGGCCGAGCGCATCATCCTCGTCGGGCTCGCGGCGCTCATGGCGGGCCTCGCGCTCATGGGCTTCGACAGCGTCGCGATCATCGTCGTCGGGCTGGTGCTGTTCACCGGCGGGCAGTTCCTCGCCCACGCCTCGGCGGTCGCCGCGACCGGGCGCCGCGCCGATCACGACCACCGCAGCCAGGCGAGCGCGCTCTACAACATCGCCTTCTACCTGGGATCGGGCGTCGGCGGATGGGCGCTCGGCCTGGTCTTCCAGCAGCTCGGCTGGACGGCGATGACGCTGACGATCGGCGGCGTGCTCGTCGCACTCGCGGTGTTCACGGCGACGGGCATCCGCCGCCGCGACACCGGCGCGGCGCTCACGCCCGGTCGTGCAGCGTGA
- a CDS encoding LysR family transcriptional regulator — translation MDARDMRTLLGDVQVLVELAHTGTVTGAADELGIPQPSASRALTRLAERVGAPLTARRGRGVELTEAGRALADAGADALELLHDGVAAARSAAEPAEALVRVAYQTALGETFLPRALARHRQRRPGVRFRLIHGARESLLEAVRRGEADLAVVADPPHEPGLRTEPLYSEPLFLVVPRGHPLASLDRPARPADFAGEEMIALGRGFGLHESIRRITGEHAAAGAYEVDDYRVARGLAAAGAGVTILPAGSGDDGAVEVPIDHPDARRVIGAVTAADSDPAVDDLVQSLHAIARYRWRPGR, via the coding sequence ATGGATGCTCGTGACATGCGAACCCTGCTCGGCGACGTGCAGGTGCTCGTCGAGCTGGCCCACACCGGAACCGTCACCGGCGCCGCCGACGAGCTCGGCATCCCGCAGCCCTCGGCCAGCCGCGCGCTCACCCGTCTCGCCGAGAGGGTCGGCGCCCCGCTCACCGCCCGTCGCGGGCGCGGCGTCGAGCTGACCGAAGCCGGCCGCGCCCTCGCCGACGCCGGAGCCGACGCTCTCGAGCTGTTGCACGACGGCGTCGCCGCGGCCCGCAGCGCGGCCGAGCCGGCCGAGGCGCTCGTGCGCGTCGCCTATCAGACGGCCCTCGGCGAGACCTTCCTGCCGCGGGCGCTCGCCCGGCACCGGCAGCGGCGTCCCGGGGTGCGGTTCCGACTCATCCACGGGGCGCGCGAGAGCCTGCTCGAGGCGGTGCGCCGCGGCGAGGCCGACCTCGCCGTCGTCGCCGACCCGCCGCACGAACCCGGGCTGCGCACCGAGCCGCTCTACTCCGAGCCGCTGTTCCTGGTCGTGCCGCGCGGGCATCCGCTCGCCTCCCTCGACCGCCCGGCTCGTCCGGCCGACTTCGCGGGCGAGGAGATGATCGCGCTCGGACGCGGCTTCGGCCTGCACGAGTCGATCCGTCGCATCACGGGCGAGCACGCCGCGGCCGGCGCCTACGAGGTCGACGACTACCGGGTGGCGCGCGGACTCGCGGCCGCCGGGGCGGGCGTCACGATCCTGCCGGCCGGCTCCGGCGACGACGGCGCCGTCGAGGTTCCGATCGACCACCCGGATGCGCGCCGGGTGATCGGCGCGGTCACCGCCGCCGACTCCGACCCGGCGGTCGACGACCTCGTGCAGTCGCTGCATGCGATCGCGCGCTACCGCTGGCGGCCGGGCCGCTGA
- the iolB gene encoding 5-deoxy-glucuronate isomerase: MTGSTRWLHRRGDLARDGWESVVDDTLPGWQHTGLRIGVLDGSTALELPAGALERMVVPLEGTLTVTHDGGEDAEGPTGAQNTIELAHRIGVFHGPGDVVYLGVGVTASISGTGRVAVAEAPATEQIPVQVIRAADVPVEQRGAGASSRQVHNFGVPGGLRAQKLIVCEVITPSENWSSFPAHKHDQAIPGVESRLEEIYYFESDVARGLARPEQSDPFGLFAAYSSPAGEIDIAGLVRTGDVALVPYGYHGPAAAAPGYDLYYFNVMAGPDPERVWNITDDPAHGWIRGTWDGQERDNRLPYTSASVGDEPGAAGAADSTTTTSTTENGL, encoded by the coding sequence ATGACCGGCAGCACCCGCTGGCTCCACCGACGCGGCGACCTCGCGCGCGACGGCTGGGAGTCGGTCGTCGACGACACCCTTCCCGGCTGGCAGCACACCGGCCTGCGGATCGGCGTGCTCGACGGCTCCACAGCGCTGGAGCTGCCCGCTGGTGCCCTCGAGCGGATGGTGGTTCCGCTCGAGGGCACCCTCACCGTCACGCATGACGGCGGCGAGGATGCGGAGGGCCCGACCGGTGCGCAGAACACCATCGAGCTCGCCCACCGCATCGGCGTCTTCCACGGCCCCGGCGACGTCGTCTACCTCGGCGTCGGCGTGACCGCGTCGATCAGCGGCACCGGCCGCGTCGCCGTCGCCGAGGCGCCCGCGACCGAGCAGATCCCGGTGCAGGTCATCCGCGCCGCCGACGTGCCCGTCGAGCAGCGCGGCGCCGGAGCATCCAGCCGCCAGGTGCACAACTTCGGCGTTCCCGGGGGCCTGCGCGCGCAGAAGCTCATCGTGTGCGAGGTGATCACGCCCAGCGAGAACTGGTCGTCGTTCCCCGCGCACAAGCACGACCAGGCGATCCCCGGGGTGGAGTCGCGACTCGAGGAGATCTACTACTTCGAGTCCGACGTCGCCCGCGGCCTCGCCCGTCCCGAGCAGTCCGATCCCTTCGGTCTGTTCGCGGCCTACAGCTCACCCGCTGGTGAGATCGACATCGCCGGACTCGTGCGCACCGGCGATGTCGCCCTCGTCCCCTACGGCTACCACGGCCCCGCCGCCGCAGCCCCGGGCTACGACCTCTACTACTTCAACGTCATGGCCGGCCCCGACCCGGAGCGCGTCTGGAACATCACCGACGACCCGGCCCACGGATGGATCCGCGGCACCTGGGACGGCCAGGAGCGCGACAACCGCCTGCCCTACACGAGCGCCTCCGTCGGCGACGAGCCCGGCGCGGCCGGCGCCGCCGACAGCACGACCACCACCAGCACCACGGAGAACGGACTCTGA
- a CDS encoding 3-keto-5-aminohexanoate cleavage protein, whose product MGSSPTRTLQVALNGPRPHPRMPRTPDEIADDAAAAVLAGATSIHLHAFDDDGRETFEARHVAATLRAVRRVAPTVPLNMTTFAEIEPDPRARLRAISEWTELPDLIPVNLGESGVDDIAALLARRGVGLEACLLSVDAAREFAARPSAHPWRRVFVEPVAERVEDALGESLEIERLLAEVGVGLEQVHHGAGPTAWAVLESAVHRGHGIRIGLEDVYRLPSGEVAPGNAELVRAEADVLGGR is encoded by the coding sequence GTGGGTTCTTCTCCGACGCGCACGCTGCAGGTCGCTCTCAACGGACCGCGGCCGCACCCGCGCATGCCGAGGACGCCTGACGAGATCGCCGACGATGCCGCGGCCGCGGTGCTCGCCGGCGCGACGTCGATCCACCTGCACGCCTTCGACGACGACGGGCGCGAGACCTTCGAGGCGCGCCACGTCGCCGCGACGTTGCGAGCGGTGAGGCGGGTCGCGCCGACGGTGCCGCTGAACATGACGACCTTCGCCGAGATCGAGCCGGATCCGCGGGCCCGACTGCGGGCGATCTCGGAGTGGACCGAGCTGCCCGACCTGATCCCGGTCAACCTCGGCGAGTCGGGGGTCGATGACATCGCCGCCCTGCTCGCCCGTCGGGGCGTCGGGCTCGAGGCGTGCCTGCTCTCGGTGGACGCCGCGCGCGAGTTCGCGGCGCGGCCGTCGGCTCATCCCTGGCGCCGGGTGTTCGTCGAGCCCGTCGCCGAGCGGGTCGAGGATGCGCTCGGCGAGTCGCTCGAGATCGAGCGACTGCTCGCCGAGGTCGGCGTCGGCCTCGAGCAGGTGCATCACGGCGCCGGGCCGACCGCCTGGGCGGTGCTCGAGTCGGCCGTGCACCGCGGGCACGGCATCCGGATCGGCCTGGAGGATGTGTATCGCCTGCCGAGCGGCGAGGTCGCGCCGGGCAACGCGGAGCTGGTGCGAGCGGAGGCGGACGTGCTCGGCGGGCGCTGA